AGGTCCGCGCACGCGCCACCTGACCCGCCCCTGCCCGGCGAAGTGATCCGACCGGGGCTCCGGTACGTACTCCCGCCGGGGGGACCGCGAAAGGGGATCAGCATGGCGGTATCGGGGGACGACGCGTGTCGTGCGGCGGGGCCGGAGCCGGTGGTCGAGGTGTCGGGCGACCCGGACCCGCCACCGTCGGCGGGGCGGACGTGGCCGGGGCCGGCCCGCCTGCTCGTCGCCGCCGCCGTCCTCGTGGTGGCCCTCGGCGCGGTGGCGGTGGCGGCGACGATGTCGCATCCCGAGTGGCTCGGTTCCGCCTTCTCCGGGGGCGCTCGACCACCGGCGGTGGCCAACGGCGCGGAGTCCGGCGGCGTGGGTGGGGCGGAGGCCGCCTCCGACCAGGTGCTCGCCGCCCCGCTGGCCGGGCGTCGCCGGGCCACCTTCGAGCTGGCGGACGGGCTGACCACGTTCGGCCTGCGGACGGCCGACCTGGGGGAGGACCTCTACCGGATCAGCACCCCGCCGGACGGGAGCGTCAGCCCCCGGGCCGAACTCTCCGGCGACCGGGTGCGGCTGCGCGTGCAGGAGCGGGGCCGACGCGGGACGGCCGCCGTGGAGGTGCTGCTCAACGCGCGGGTCACCTGGCGGCTGCGGATCGTCGGCGGCGTCGACACCCAGCTGCTCGACCTCACCTCCGGCCGGGTCGCCGGGGTGGAGCTGGTCGGTGGGGCCACCCGTACCGAGCTGCGGCTGCCGCCACCGGCCGGGACGCTGACGGTGCGGATGACCGGGGGCGTGAACCAGCTCGTGGTCCGGGTGTCGGACGAAGTGCCGGTCCGGGTGCGGGTCGCGTCGGGCGCCGGTTCGGTCGCCGTCGGCGCGGACCGGCGGGACGGGGTGGCGGCCGGTGAGCTGCTCGGCTCCCCGGGCTGGGACCGCGCGGTCCAGCGGCTCTACGTCGACCTGGTGACGGGTGCCAACACGGTGAGCGTCGGCGGGGGCTGAGCGTAGAGTCGGGCGGTGGACCGTACCGAATCGATGCCGGCGCAGACCGTGCCGGCCGGCGTGGCCGACACCGACCCGGGCAGTGTGCTCCTGCCCGGGCACGACGTGCCGTTGGGGCGCTACACGACCGTGCGTCGGCTGCTGCCGCAGCGGCAGCGTCGGATGGTCGGCGCCTGGTGCTTCGTGGACCACTTCGGGCCGGACGACGTGGCGGAGCGCCCCGGCATGGAGGTGCCGCCGCACCCGCACACCGGGCTCCAGACGGTGACCTGGCTGCTGGACGGCGAGATCGTGCACCGGGACAGCCTGGGCAACGTCCAGCCGATCCGGCCCGGTGAACTCAACGTGATGACCTCCGGTCACGGCATCGCCCACTCCGAACGGTCACCGGCCACGCATCCGCCGCTGATGCACGGCGTACAGCTGTGGGTGGCGCTGCCGGACCCGGCGCGGGCCGGCGCGGCCGACTTCGCGCACCACGCCGACCTGCCGGCGTGGCGCGACGGCGACCTGGCCGTCACCCTGCTGGTCGGTGAGCTGGCCGGCGCCCGCTCCCCGGCCGTGGTGCACACCCCATTGCTGGGCGCGCAGCTGGCGGCCCGCGGGCCGGCGCCGGCCACGCTGCCGTTGCGCCGCGACTTCGAGTACGGGCTGCTGGCGATGTCCGGTGCGGCCCGGGTGGACGAGGTGGCCCTCGCGCCGGGCGCCCTGCTCTATCTCGGTGCCGGGCGGGACGCGGTGACCCTGCACGCCGAGCCGGGCAGCCGGTTGCTGCTGCTCGGCGGCGCGCCGTTCGAGGAGCCCCTGGTCATGTGGTGGAACTTCGTCGGCCGGTCGCACGAGGAGGTCGCCGCCGCCCGGGAGGACTGGATGGCCGGCCGCCGCTTCGGCACGGTGGCCGACGACGCCGCGCCGCCGCTGCCGGCCCCGGCGCTGCCGACCACCCGGTTGAAGGCCCGGGACCGGCGGGGCACCCTGTCCGGCTGATTGCCCGCCGCCGGTGCGGGTAGTCGCGGGCATGTCGACCAGTGCGATGTCCAGCATCGAGGAGAAGAAGCGGTTGGTCCGCCGGCTCGCCGGTGACGGCCGGGGCTTCGCGGAACAGTACGGATTCCGGGTGGTGAACAACCCGTCCCACCTGTTCCAGGTGCTCTACCTGTCCGTTCTGCTCGCCGGGCGGGGAGATTTCCGGCGGGCCGTGGAGGCCGCCGACGCGCTGCGGGCCAACGGCTGGGACAGCGCCGCCCGGCTGGCCCGGTCGCTCGACTCCGACCGGGTCCGGGTGCTGCGCGAGGCGGGCCAGCGCGGCGACGTCGAGGCGCTCGCGGACGTCCTCGGCGATCTGGCCCGGACCGTGGTGGAGCGCTACCGGGGCGACCTGCGCCGGCTGCGGACGGAGGCGCACCAGGACGCCGCCCGGGAGCGACGGATGCTCACCGAACTGCCCGGTGTGGACGATCAGGTGGTGGACCTGTTCCTCCGGGAGGTGCAGGCGGTGTGGCGGGAGGTGGCCCCGGTGGCCGACCGGCGGGCCCTCGTCGCCGCGCGCCGGCTGGGGCTGGGGCGGTCGGCGGCCGATCTGGCCGGCCTCGCCGGCAGCGGCGAGTCGGAGCGGCTGTCCTGGCTCGTCGGCGCGCTCGCCCGGGTCGACCTGGAGAAGCGGTACGCGGAACTGAGCGGCTGATCAGCACGTGCCGCTGGACACACTTTCGCGAAAGTCACCCGTTCGGCTGATGGTATCTCGTATGATGATCGTGGCAGGGATGCCCGCCCGGTTCGGGCGACCATCCACCGCCTGGCGGCCGCGACCCGGTTCGGGCGCGGACCCGCCAGGGACAGGTACTGCGTGGCGCCCCAGGTCGCGGTTCGTGACCCGGGGCGCCCGCCTGTATCCGGGGCTGTCGTCTCCGGCTCACTTCGCGAGCGCGGCCAGCAGGTTCACCGTGGCCGCGACGATGACCGCCCCGAACAGGTACGACACCAGCGAGTGCCGCAGCACCGTGCGTCGCAGTTCCGCGCCGGACAGGTCGGTGTCGGAGACCTGGAACGTCGCCCCGACGGTGAACGCCAGGTATGCGAAGTCCGCGTAGCAGGGCGGCTCCGCCTGGTGGAAGTCCACCCCGCCGGGCGGCGTACGGGCGTAGTAGAGGCGGGCGTAGCGGGTGGTGAAGACGGTGTGCACGACGAACCAGGACAGCACCACGCTGAGCACGCCCAGCCCGCCGTACGTGTCCAGCGGCAGGCCCGGCCCGAGCGGGTGCGCGGTGGTCAGCAGCACCCCGACCGCGACCAGGCTGGCCAGGCACGCCACCAGCAGCAGCACGTCCCGCACGGCCCGGTTCGGGTCCTCCACCACGGCCAGCCGGGCGGTGCCGTCGGCGTCCAGCCGCCACAGTCGCCGCCAGAGCAGGGTCAGCCAGGCGAGCGCCGCGGCGTCCCAGCCCACCAGCGGGCCGAGCGCGGGCGACACCAGGACCCCGAAGAGCCCACCGCAGAACACCCCGGCCAGCCCCATCACGGTGAGCTGGAGCGCCGCCGGGGTGTGCCCGTCGGGGCGGCCGGTCGGAGGCGCCACCGGGGGTCGGGTCAGATGCCGCGCAGGTGCTGCGAGACCCGGGTGTGCGGGTCCCGCGCCTGGGCCGCCCGCTGCGCCGGGCTCAGCTCCGGGGCGGCGTCGATGCCGGCCGACCGGGCCACCTCGGTGCCGTTGGCGTAGTCCACCGGGGGCAGCGCCCGCAGCGCCTTGAGCACCTCCGGCGGCGCCCCCTCCCGTTCTGCCTCCCGGACGACGTCGTCCTTCCCGGCCGGGTAGTCCAGCGCCGACAGGTACTCAAGGACGTCCGTGTAACTCGCCATGGAACGGGCTCCCTCGCGCCTGGAGTTGCGGTCACGACCGACCGCGGTTACCCGCCGGGCCGCCGGTCACGCCCGGTCGGCCCGGAAATCCGCCGCCGTTTCCCGCCGGCATCCGCGGGTACGCGGCGGCGAGCACCGGAGGGGGTACCGATGAACTACGACACCTTCGTCGACCAGGTCGCCCAACGCACCCGCACGCCGTCGGAGCGGGCGGTCGAGCTGACCCACGCCACCCTGGAGACGCTGGCCGAGCGGTTGACCGGCGGCGAGGTGCTCGACCTCGCCATCCAACTGCCCCGCCCGTTGCAGGTGGTGCTCAAGCCCAGCCCCGACACGGAGGCCGCCGACCGGTTCGGCGCCGCCGAGTTCGTCGCCCGGGTCGGCCAGCGGGCCGGTGTCGACGGCAACGTCGCCCGGGACGCCGTCCGGGCGGTCTTCACCACGCTGCGCGAGGCGATCAGCGGCGGCGAATTCGACGACCTGGTGACCCAGCTGCCGCGCGACTACCGGGAGATGGTGGAGCCCGCCCTCGCGCCCGGCGCCACCCTGCGCCGACGCTGACACCTGCGCCCGACCGACGCCCGTCGCGCCGCTCGACGCGGTCGGGTCGTGCGTGCCGAGGCCCGGCGCGGTCAGCCGATCGCGCCGCTCGCCCGGAGGGCGGCGATCCGGTCGGCGTCGAAACCCGCCTCGACCAGTACGTCGTCGGTGTGCTCGCCGGGTGTGGGCGGCGGCCGGCGCAGCGCCGTCGGGGTGCCCGAGAAGCGCGGCGCGGGGGCGGGCTGGGTCACCCCGTCGTGCTCGACGAAGACGCCCCGGGCCGCCAGGTGCGGGTGCTCCGGCGCCTCCCGCCAGTCCAGCACCGGCGCGACGCAGGCGTCGGTGCCGGCCAGCAGCGCGGTCCACTCGTCCCGGGTGCGGGTGCGGAACAGCCGCGCCCACGCCTCGCGCAGCGCCGGCCACTTCGCCGGGTCGTTCCGGTCGGGCGCCTCGTCGCCGGCCAGCGGGAAGCCGGTCAGCCGGACCAGCTCGGCGTAGAACTGCGGCTCCAGCGCGCCGACGGCGACGTACCGGCCGTCGGCGCACTCGTAGGTGTCGTAGAACGGGGCGCCGCCGTCGAGCAGGTTCACCCCGCGCGGGTCCTGCCACATGCCGAACCGGCGCAGCGCGTGGATCTGGGTGGACAGCACCGACACGCCGTCCACGATGGCCGCGTCCACCACCTGACCGGGGGCGCCGGCGCGGACCGCGTACAGGGCGGCGACCACGCCCAGGGCCAGCATCATGCCGCCGCCACCGAAGTCGCCGAGCAGGTTCATCGGCGGCACCGGGCGCTCGCCGGCCCGGCCGATCCCGTGCAACGCCCCGGTCAGCGCCAGGTAGTCGATGTCGTGCCCGGCGGAGGGGGCCAGCGGGCCGTCCTGTCCCCAGCCGGTCATCCTGCCGTACACCAGGCGGGGGTTGACCCGGTGGCAGTCCTGCGGGCCGAGCCCGAGTCGTTCGGTCACCCCCGGGCGGAACCCCTCGACCAGCGCGTCGGCGCCCGCGACCAGGGCCAGCACGACCTCCCGCCCGCCGGGCGACTTGAGGTCCACCGCGACGGACCGGCGGCCCCGGTTGAGCAGGTCACCGGGCGGGCTGCCGAAGCCGGCCGGGCTGGTGCGGTCCACCCGGACCACGTCGGCGCCCAGGTCGGCCAGCATCATCGCGGCGAACGGGCCGGGGCCGATCCCGGCCAGCTCCACCACCCGTACGCCGGTGAGCGGACCGGTCGGGGCAGGGGCGTCAGCGGTCATCGGGCCACGATAGGCGTCGACGTCCCCGCCCGGTGCCCGGGGACGGGCACGGCGGTGCCACACAGCCGTTGACCAGGGCAACCGTGCTGCGTCGAAGTTTGGCAGCACGGTGAGGATGCCCTAATCTAGGGGGCACGAGGGGAGTACTTCCCACGAACCATTCCGGTCAGTACGGCGCGCCCCGGGCGTGCCTCGGGTGGTTGCCCACGATCCGTGGGTGAAGGAGACCTCGAACATGACACGGTGTTCGAGGAGGCTCCATGAGCGATCTGTCATACCTGTCCGCCGGTGACCTGTCGTCGGTCGGTACGCCTACCCTCTGGGCGGTGACCATCGTCGGCGTACTCGTCCTGCTGGTGCTGGACTTCCTGGTCACCCGGCGCCCGCACGAGGTGTCGATGCGCGAGGCGATCGGCTGGTCGGCGTTCTACATCGCCCTGCCGCTGGCCTTCGGCGGCTGGATCTGGTCCCGGTTCGGCTCCCAGCAGGGCGTCGAGTACCTCACCGGTTACCTGGTCGAGAAGTCGCTCTCGGTCGACAACCTCTTCGTCTTCATGCTGCTGCTGGCCGCGTTCGCGGTGCCCGCCGTGCTCGCCCAGCGGGTGCTGCTCTACGGCATCGCCGGCGCGCTGGTGCTGCGCGCGATCTTCATCGCCCTCGGCGCCGCCGCCCTGCAGACCCTCGACTTCGCCTTCCTGCTGTTCGGCCTGATCCTCATCGCCACCGCGGTCAAGCTGCTGCGCGACGCGGTCTCGGGGCACGAGCAGGAGGTCGACATCAACAAGATGCGGTCGGTCAAGCTGCTGCGCAAGGTGATGCCGGTGGTCGACGAGTACCACGGCACCAGGCTGACCATCCGGCAGGCCGGTCGCCGCGCGCTCACCCCGTTCGCGCTGGTCGTCGTCGCGGTGCTCGCCACCGACATCGTCTTCGCCGTCGACTCGGTCCCCGCCGTGTACGGCATCACCGAGGACCCGTACCTGGTCTTCGCCACCAACGCCTTCGCGCTGCTGGGGCTGCGGGCGCTCTACTTCGTGCTGCACGCCGCGCTGAGCCGACTGGTGCACCTCAGCTACGGTCTCGCGATCATCCTCGCCTTCATCGGCGTCAAGCTCGGCCTGCACTGGGCACACGGGATCTGGGCCGGCGTGCCGGAGATCCCGACCCTGGCCTCGCTCGGCGTGATCATCGGCGTCCTGGTGGTGGTGACGCTGACCAGCCTCCGCGCCACCCGCAACGCCCCGCCCGGCGAGAAGGAGATCGTCGTCGAGCGGCACTGAGGTGACGACGAGGGGCCTGCGCCAACCGGGCCCCTCGTCGTCCCGCAGGTGGTAGGAAAGGCGAGTGGGAATCGTGTCGCCAGGGTTCCAGGGTCGGCCCCGTTCGGCGGAGCCGGCCCTGCCGCCGGGGCAGTACCTGACCGAGGACTTCCCGGTGCTCTCCGCCGGCCCCACCCCGCGGGTGCCGCAGGAGACCTGGGAGTTCGTCATCACCGACGAGACCGGCGCCCAGTTCCGCTGGTCCTGGGCCGAGCTGATGGGTCTGCCCCAGGAGACGCCGACGGTGGACATCCACTGCGTCACCCGCTGGTCCAAGCTCGGCACCAGCTGGCAGGGCGTCTCGCTGGACACCCTGCTGGACGGGATCGACACCGCCGCCGACTACGCGCTGGTCCACTCGTACGGCGGGTACACCACCAACCTGCCGCTGGACGACCTGCGGGACGGGCGGGCGTGGGTGGCGCACACCTTCGACGGTGCGCCGCTGGACCGCGAGCACGGCGGTCCGGCCCGGCTGCTCGTGCCGCACCTGTATTTCTGGAAGTCGGCGAAGTGGGTGCGCGGGATCCGGCTGCTGGTCGACGACGAGCCGGGCTTCTGGGAGACCGCCGGCTACCACGACTACGGCGACCCGTGGCGCGAGCAGCGCTACCAGGGCGACTGAGGTGGCCGCACCAACTCCCGGCGGGCGGACCGGCACGCCGTTGACCTGGCGGGTGGCCCGCCTGGTGGAGCGCCGGCCCGAGACGCCGACCGCGCAGACCCTGGTGCTGGAGGTTCCGGGCTGGCCGGGGCACGTGGCCGGGCAGCACGTCGACGTCCGGCTCACCGCTCCGGACGGCTACCAGGCCGCCCGGTCGTACTCGCTGGCCGGGCCGGCCGAGGGGGACCGGATCGCGCTGACCGTGCAGAGGGTGCCCGACGGTGAGGTGTCGCCGTACCTGATCGACGTCTGGGCCGCCGGCGACCCGGTGGAGGTGCGCGGCCCGGTCGGCGGCTGGTTCGTCTGGCGTACGACGGAGGCCGCGCCGGTGCTGCTGGTGGCCGGCGGTTCCGGGGTGGTGCCGCTGATGGCGATGATCCGTGCCCGCCGGGCGGCGGGCAGCCGGGTGCCGTTCCGGCTGATCTATTCGGTGCGCACCCCGGCCGACGTCATCTACGCCGACGAGCTGCGCCGCCGGGCCCGCGACGACCAGGGCCTCGACGTCGCGTACGTCTACACCCGGGCGGCACCCGACGGCTGGCGGGGCGAACCGCACCGGCTCGGCCTGGCCGACGTGAACACCCACGGCTGGCCGCCCGACCTGGAGCCGCTCTGCTATGTCTGCGGACCCACCGGCTTCGTGGAGACGGTGGCGGACCTGCTGGTCGGGCTGGGTCACCCGGCGCGGCGGGTGAAGACCGAACGCTTCGGCCCGACCGGATGAACGGCGAGGAGACCTGATGACCGAGATGTCGTACCTGGACGGCAACATGCTCGACGGGCCGCTGCGGGAGCTCTTCGCCGTGGACCTCAGCTCCGCGACCGGGCGCTGCGAGTCGTGCGGGATGGTCGGCCCGATGGCCGGCCTGCACGTCTTCTCGCACGCGCCCGGGCTGGTC
This genomic interval from Micromonospora sp. CCTCC AA 2012012 contains the following:
- a CDS encoding DUF6510 family protein; translated protein: MTEMSYLDGNMLDGPLRELFAVDLSSATGRCESCGMVGPMAGLHVFSHAPGLVGRRPACTEVMLRLVRAPDRAWLDLRGSTFLQVPMPPDQPHPRPL
- a CDS encoding TerC/Alx family metal homeostasis membrane protein — translated: MSDLSYLSAGDLSSVGTPTLWAVTIVGVLVLLVLDFLVTRRPHEVSMREAIGWSAFYIALPLAFGGWIWSRFGSQQGVEYLTGYLVEKSLSVDNLFVFMLLLAAFAVPAVLAQRVLLYGIAGALVLRAIFIALGAAALQTLDFAFLLFGLILIATAVKLLRDAVSGHEQEVDINKMRSVKLLRKVMPVVDEYHGTRLTIRQAGRRALTPFALVVVAVLATDIVFAVDSVPAVYGITEDPYLVFATNAFALLGLRALYFVLHAALSRLVHLSYGLAIILAFIGVKLGLHWAHGIWAGVPEIPTLASLGVIIGVLVVVTLTSLRATRNAPPGEKEIVVERH
- a CDS encoding CaiB/BaiF CoA transferase family protein; translation: MTADAPAPTGPLTGVRVVELAGIGPGPFAAMMLADLGADVVRVDRTSPAGFGSPPGDLLNRGRRSVAVDLKSPGGREVVLALVAGADALVEGFRPGVTERLGLGPQDCHRVNPRLVYGRMTGWGQDGPLAPSAGHDIDYLALTGALHGIGRAGERPVPPMNLLGDFGGGGMMLALGVVAALYAVRAGAPGQVVDAAIVDGVSVLSTQIHALRRFGMWQDPRGVNLLDGGAPFYDTYECADGRYVAVGALEPQFYAELVRLTGFPLAGDEAPDRNDPAKWPALREAWARLFRTRTRDEWTALLAGTDACVAPVLDWREAPEHPHLAARGVFVEHDGVTQPAPAPRFSGTPTALRRPPPTPGEHTDDVLVEAGFDADRIAALRASGAIG
- a CDS encoding DUF2267 domain-containing protein; the encoded protein is MNYDTFVDQVAQRTRTPSERAVELTHATLETLAERLTGGEVLDLAIQLPRPLQVVLKPSPDTEAADRFGAAEFVARVGQRAGVDGNVARDAVRAVFTTLREAISGGEFDDLVTQLPRDYREMVEPALAPGATLRRR
- a CDS encoding ferredoxin reductase — encoded protein: MAAPTPGGRTGTPLTWRVARLVERRPETPTAQTLVLEVPGWPGHVAGQHVDVRLTAPDGYQAARSYSLAGPAEGDRIALTVQRVPDGEVSPYLIDVWAAGDPVEVRGPVGGWFVWRTTEAAPVLLVAGGSGVVPLMAMIRARRAAGSRVPFRLIYSVRTPADVIYADELRRRARDDQGLDVAYVYTRAAPDGWRGEPHRLGLADVNTHGWPPDLEPLCYVCGPTGFVETVADLLVGLGHPARRVKTERFGPTG
- a CDS encoding DUF1345 domain-containing protein — translated: MAPPTGRPDGHTPAALQLTVMGLAGVFCGGLFGVLVSPALGPLVGWDAAALAWLTLLWRRLWRLDADGTARLAVVEDPNRAVRDVLLLVACLASLVAVGVLLTTAHPLGPGLPLDTYGGLGVLSVVLSWFVVHTVFTTRYARLYYARTPPGGVDFHQAEPPCYADFAYLAFTVGATFQVSDTDLSGAELRRTVLRHSLVSYLFGAVIVAATVNLLAALAK
- a CDS encoding sulfite oxidase-like oxidoreductase, whose amino-acid sequence is MSPGFQGRPRSAEPALPPGQYLTEDFPVLSAGPTPRVPQETWEFVITDETGAQFRWSWAELMGLPQETPTVDIHCVTRWSKLGTSWQGVSLDTLLDGIDTAADYALVHSYGGYTTNLPLDDLRDGRAWVAHTFDGAPLDREHGGPARLLVPHLYFWKSAKWVRGIRLLVDDEPGFWETAGYHDYGDPWREQRYQGD
- a CDS encoding DUF2795 domain-containing protein; its protein translation is MASYTDVLEYLSALDYPAGKDDVVREAEREGAPPEVLKALRALPPVDYANGTEVARSAGIDAAPELSPAQRAAQARDPHTRVSQHLRGI
- a CDS encoding pirin family protein codes for the protein MDRTESMPAQTVPAGVADTDPGSVLLPGHDVPLGRYTTVRRLLPQRQRRMVGAWCFVDHFGPDDVAERPGMEVPPHPHTGLQTVTWLLDGEIVHRDSLGNVQPIRPGELNVMTSGHGIAHSERSPATHPPLMHGVQLWVALPDPARAGAADFAHHADLPAWRDGDLAVTLLVGELAGARSPAVVHTPLLGAQLAARGPAPATLPLRRDFEYGLLAMSGAARVDEVALAPGALLYLGAGRDAVTLHAEPGSRLLLLGGAPFEEPLVMWWNFVGRSHEEVAAAREDWMAGRRFGTVADDAAPPLPAPALPTTRLKARDRRGTLSG